From the genome of Thermogutta terrifontis, one region includes:
- a CDS encoding trypsin-like peptidase domain-containing protein, which produces MISDGRNSKRECVASGKRLSRSALGVRVLVVLVLCAALGGTITRAEDDEAEAIQQARKLSLAFRLAAKKVLPTVVTIRTATSRESRPRRPIPGLPWGDNDSNPDEPGFQFDIPRNPDMGLGAGVIIDPRGVIVTNRHVIEGGDVVTVRLFDGRELPVIDKKTDELSDLAVLRVETTEPLPAAQLGDSDRLDIGEWVLAVGNPFELEGTVSAGIVSAKGRSLRSIGRVRFIQTDAAINPGNSGGPLVNLDGEVVGINTAIFSRSGGYQGVGFAIPINLVKWVSSELLAHGRVRRAYLGVTLDEVLLPRPAQTGSSGRSGTGPSAVVIRQVLPDAPADKAGLKRNDIVMEFDGYPVTDVPTLQELVERAAIDQKHKIRVLRDGAPIELEVTVEESPSEQELAQRLKQRASGDSPEANRRRMYDRDLGLILMDFDPDIGQATGVRVTEGVVVVHADPGKPGEKCGLRTGMVIVQMEDQPISNLDDWQKALKKGNLEKGIKLEVASRIGRQIIVLKK; this is translated from the coding sequence ATGATTAGCGATGGCCGAAACAGTAAACGTGAGTGCGTTGCCAGCGGCAAGCGGTTGTCCCGGAGCGCACTTGGGGTGCGGGTTTTGGTGGTGCTCGTGCTGTGCGCGGCGCTTGGGGGGACAATCACGCGGGCTGAAGACGACGAAGCGGAGGCCATTCAGCAGGCCAGGAAACTGTCTCTTGCCTTTCGTTTGGCGGCAAAGAAAGTTCTGCCGACCGTGGTGACGATTCGCACGGCAACGTCACGGGAGTCGCGGCCCCGACGGCCAATTCCCGGGTTGCCTTGGGGAGATAACGATTCCAACCCTGACGAGCCCGGCTTTCAATTCGACATCCCCCGGAATCCGGATATGGGGCTGGGCGCCGGCGTGATTATCGATCCGCGGGGGGTGATTGTCACAAACCGGCACGTTATCGAAGGTGGAGACGTTGTTACGGTTCGTCTGTTCGACGGGCGGGAGTTGCCGGTGATCGACAAGAAAACAGATGAGCTGAGCGATTTGGCTGTCTTGCGAGTTGAGACGACCGAGCCGCTTCCGGCTGCTCAATTGGGGGATTCAGATCGGCTCGATATCGGAGAATGGGTCCTGGCGGTGGGCAACCCCTTTGAACTGGAAGGGACGGTCAGCGCCGGGATCGTGAGTGCCAAAGGGCGAAGCCTGCGGTCCATCGGTCGTGTGCGGTTCATCCAGACCGACGCCGCCATCAATCCCGGGAACTCCGGCGGCCCCTTGGTTAATCTGGATGGCGAAGTGGTGGGCATCAATACCGCCATTTTTTCCCGGAGTGGTGGTTACCAGGGAGTTGGATTTGCGATCCCAATCAACTTGGTGAAATGGGTCAGTTCGGAACTTTTGGCTCACGGGAGGGTTCGCCGCGCGTACTTGGGCGTAACTCTCGACGAAGTTCTCCTACCCCGGCCTGCTCAGACTGGAAGCAGCGGGAGGAGTGGCACGGGACCCAGCGCTGTCGTTATCCGGCAGGTGCTTCCGGATGCCCCCGCAGACAAAGCGGGACTCAAACGCAACGATATTGTGATGGAATTCGATGGTTATCCCGTGACCGATGTTCCGACGCTTCAGGAACTCGTGGAACGAGCGGCCATCGACCAGAAACACAAGATTCGCGTACTTCGCGATGGCGCACCGATCGAGCTCGAGGTCACTGTGGAGGAATCTCCCTCGGAACAGGAATTGGCCCAGCGCCTTAAACAACGTGCTTCAGGAGATTCTCCTGAAGCGAATCGGCGACGGATGTATGATCGGGACCTTGGGCTTATCCTGATGGATTTTGACCCTGATATCGGCCAGGCCACAGGGGTTCGTGTCACAGAAGGCGTTGTGGTCGTCCATGCGGATCCGGGCAAACCGGGCGAGAAATGCGGCCTGAGGACAGGAATGGTTATTGTGCAGATGGAGGACCAGCCGATCAGCAACCTGGATGACTGGCAGAAGGCACTGAAAAAAGGCAATCTTGAAAAAGGCATTAAATTAGAAGTAGCCAGCCGCATTGGGAGACAAATCATTGTCCTGAAAAAATAA
- a CDS encoding phosphatidate cytidylyltransferase, whose product MDVITWGLLGGVLLLLIVATVVVHVLRKRRSEAINPDIVDSLSGRLRAWWLLFAGLAGAMILGKTATVVLFGMISFWSLREFITLTPTRPGDHRALFWVFVLCTPAQYVLVGLARYELFAIIIPVYALLFIHTRIALSGDPKRFLERTAKIQMGLLICVYCLSYAPAILTSIDFGNDAYNLRLLFFLVFMTQLSDALHFAWSQLPSRHVIVPEINPTKTWEGLLGGTASVTLVGAMLWWVTPFDSVWIAAALSLAISVAAFAGSLTMSAIKRDRGVKDYGTLVAGHTGVLDRIDSLCFAAPVFFHLTQIFLATHGSVTG is encoded by the coding sequence ATGGATGTCATCACATGGGGTCTTCTGGGCGGGGTTCTGCTCCTGTTGATCGTGGCCACTGTGGTGGTCCATGTCTTGCGTAAACGGCGGAGCGAGGCAATCAATCCGGATATCGTGGACAGTCTCTCCGGTCGCCTGAGAGCCTGGTGGTTGCTGTTTGCAGGATTAGCGGGGGCAATGATCCTGGGCAAGACGGCGACTGTGGTTCTGTTCGGGATGATCTCTTTTTGGAGCCTCCGTGAGTTTATCACGTTGACGCCGACTCGTCCGGGTGATCACCGGGCCCTTTTCTGGGTGTTTGTCCTCTGCACACCAGCACAGTATGTTCTGGTGGGTTTGGCCCGCTATGAACTCTTTGCGATCATCATCCCGGTTTATGCCTTGCTTTTCATCCACACCCGAATCGCGCTTTCCGGCGACCCGAAAAGGTTCCTCGAAAGAACGGCCAAAATTCAGATGGGTTTGCTCATCTGTGTTTATTGTTTGAGCTACGCCCCCGCTATCCTGACGAGCATCGATTTTGGCAACGACGCCTACAACCTGAGGTTGTTGTTCTTCCTGGTATTCATGACCCAGCTCAGCGACGCACTTCACTTTGCCTGGTCGCAGCTTCCCAGTCGTCACGTGATCGTGCCGGAAATCAATCCAACCAAGACGTGGGAGGGGCTTCTCGGGGGAACGGCGAGTGTCACGCTGGTTGGTGCCATGCTCTGGTGGGTGACACCCTTCGATTCAGTGTGGATTGCGGCAGCCCTCTCTCTGGCGATCTCCGTCGCTGCATTTGCGGGAAGCCTCACCATGTCTGCCATTAAGAGAGATCGCGGCGTGAAGGATTACGGAACTCTGGTGGCGGGGCACACCGGAGTTCTCGATCGAATCGACTCGCTCTGTTTTGCGGCTCCCGTGTTCTTTCATCTGACGCAGATTTTCCTGGCGACTCATGGCTCCGTCACAGGATGA
- a CDS encoding metallophosphoesterase family protein, translating into MKRVIAIGDIHGYQHVLERLLDWIGPGSSDIIVGLGDYIDRGPDSRGVIDLLIRLQQHVTLVPVLGNHDEMLLSIVDGAKEAFQDWLIYGGAATLASYACAKVEEIPSEHIAFLRNCVSYYETENHFFVHANYDEHRPLNMLDGTILRWRSLREYLPGPHFSGKVAITGHTAQKNGEILNLGYLVCIDTYCYGGGWLTALEVQTGHVWQVSPSGTAREGWLGEIRG; encoded by the coding sequence GTGAAACGCGTCATTGCTATCGGAGACATCCACGGTTATCAACACGTGCTGGAGCGCCTCCTGGATTGGATCGGTCCGGGAAGTTCCGACATCATCGTCGGTCTGGGTGACTACATAGATCGGGGGCCTGATAGTCGCGGCGTCATTGATCTTTTGATTCGGCTTCAGCAGCATGTCACCCTGGTCCCCGTACTGGGAAATCACGATGAAATGCTGCTCAGCATTGTCGATGGTGCCAAGGAGGCGTTTCAGGACTGGTTGATCTACGGTGGGGCCGCGACCCTGGCCTCCTATGCTTGCGCCAAGGTAGAAGAAATACCGTCGGAGCACATCGCTTTTTTGAGAAATTGTGTTTCCTACTACGAGACGGAAAACCACTTTTTCGTCCACGCCAACTACGATGAGCATCGTCCCCTGAATATGCTGGATGGAACCATACTCCGTTGGCGCTCGCTGCGGGAGTACCTTCCCGGCCCCCATTTCTCGGGGAAAGTGGCCATCACTGGACATACCGCTCAGAAGAACGGGGAGATTCTGAATCTTGGCTATCTCGTCTGCATCGACACCTATTGCTACGGTGGCGGGTGGCTCACTGCGCTCGAGGTCCAGACAGGCCACGTGTGGCAGGTTTCGCCCAGCGGCACCGCACGCGAGGGCTGGCTCGGCGAAATACGGGGCTGA
- a CDS encoding tRNA dihydrouridine synthase, protein MPTPLMSQPAEGTAIRPTCETNPAILAVRIGPLEISPPLFQAPMAGYSNYAFRQLLRRLGGVGLLCTEMVSARGFLELDRRYGKLPERLWGVREEPRPVAVQIWDNDPDKLAQVAERLVEDFHVSALDINFGCPAEQITKGVACGAYLLKDPELVGKIVSRVVRTVSPVPVTAKMRLGYTDHQLTACEVARVVEQAGGSAVFVHGRTAQQKYRGTANWERIAEVKAAVQRIPVIGNGDIRSAVDAVNNLQRYRLDGVMIGRAALSRPWIFREASALLAGKTPPPEPTPEEQFDLIREQYEVLIGQFGIPKATILMKQFLCRFIAFRPGSKHLRVNILHLSEPHEILEAVRRFLLATKSPINVSHSFASTRPD, encoded by the coding sequence ATGCCCACTCCGCTGATGTCACAACCAGCCGAGGGAACCGCAATACGTCCGACCTGCGAAACCAATCCCGCAATTCTGGCCGTGCGGATTGGACCGCTTGAAATCTCGCCACCCTTATTTCAGGCGCCCATGGCGGGCTATAGCAACTACGCCTTCCGGCAGCTTCTGCGACGACTGGGTGGCGTGGGGTTGCTATGCACCGAGATGGTCAGCGCCAGAGGCTTTCTCGAACTCGACCGCCGCTATGGTAAACTGCCAGAGCGGTTGTGGGGCGTGCGTGAAGAACCGCGTCCTGTTGCGGTTCAGATCTGGGACAACGATCCGGACAAATTGGCCCAGGTCGCCGAAAGGCTGGTAGAAGATTTCCACGTGAGCGCACTGGACATTAACTTCGGCTGTCCCGCGGAGCAGATTACCAAAGGTGTGGCCTGCGGCGCGTATCTTCTCAAAGACCCGGAACTTGTGGGCAAGATTGTATCCCGGGTAGTGCGCACAGTCTCGCCTGTCCCGGTGACCGCCAAAATGCGGCTGGGTTACACCGACCATCAACTTACGGCCTGCGAAGTGGCCCGGGTTGTTGAACAGGCGGGCGGCAGCGCCGTTTTCGTCCACGGACGAACAGCACAACAGAAGTACCGGGGGACTGCCAACTGGGAACGGATTGCGGAGGTGAAGGCGGCCGTCCAGCGGATTCCCGTCATTGGAAACGGCGATATACGTTCCGCGGTCGATGCCGTCAATAATCTGCAGCGCTATCGCTTGGACGGAGTCATGATCGGCCGGGCTGCTCTCTCCCGTCCATGGATATTCCGGGAGGCGTCAGCCCTGCTCGCCGGAAAAACACCTCCCCCGGAACCAACTCCGGAAGAACAATTCGATCTCATCCGCGAACAGTACGAGGTACTTATTGGCCAGTTTGGGATCCCGAAAGCCACTATTTTGATGAAGCAGTTTCTGTGTCGGTTTATCGCTTTTCGGCCGGGCTCCAAGCATCTTCGGGTGAATATACTCCATCTGAGTGAGCCGCACGAGATTCTGGAGGCGGTTCGCCGTTTTTTGCTTGCAACGAAGTCCCCGATAAACGTGTCCCATTCGTTTGCTTCGACTCGTCCCGATTGA
- a CDS encoding DUF6793 family protein — protein sequence MPLYEIETEYHIIITWADDEESAKNVVRENYPREAIIRIAKRPRNSWVISKAGLGIVGKTDPCHIARECLARAAGDKIHAIRLYMQETGADLERARKVIESNMIMGW from the coding sequence ATGCCGCTTTACGAGATTGAAACCGAGTATCACATCATCATCACCTGGGCGGACGACGAAGAATCGGCCAAGAATGTGGTGCGGGAAAACTATCCCCGCGAGGCGATTATTAGAATCGCAAAACGTCCCAGAAACAGTTGGGTCATCTCCAAGGCCGGGCTGGGGATTGTCGGCAAGACCGACCCGTGCCATATCGCTCGGGAATGCCTTGCCCGAGCGGCCGGTGACAAAATCCACGCAATCCGTCTTTATATGCAGGAGACCGGCGCCGACCTGGAACGAGCCAGGAAAGTGATCGAGTCGAACATGATCATGGGCTGGTAG
- a CDS encoding phosphoribosylaminoimidazolesuccinocarboxamide synthase produces MAKAVLETSIPGLKKRKGKVRDIYDLGDHLLLVSTDRISAFDWVLPTPIPSKGQVLNQLSAFWFKLLGEPNHLVTINLDEMPLPEYTDREMLVGRTCYVRKTKVIPIECVVRGYISGSAWKEYQQRGTVCGIQLPPGLKESDELPEPIFTPATKAETGHDENITFEQMIEIVGEQIAVELRERSLRIYKRGAAYAKERGIIIADTKFEFGQENGQILLIDEVFTPDSSRFWPADSYTPGRGQPSFDKQFVRDWLESTGWDKNSPPPELPDDVVQKTREKYIEAFERLTGQKFPFS; encoded by the coding sequence ATGGCGAAAGCTGTTTTGGAAACGTCTATCCCCGGGCTCAAGAAGCGGAAAGGAAAAGTTCGCGACATTTACGATCTGGGCGACCATCTTTTGCTCGTCAGTACAGATCGAATCTCCGCATTCGATTGGGTTCTCCCCACGCCGATCCCTTCGAAAGGACAGGTTCTCAATCAACTGTCGGCGTTCTGGTTCAAGTTGTTGGGTGAGCCCAACCATCTCGTTACGATCAATTTGGATGAGATGCCACTTCCCGAATACACCGACCGTGAAATGCTGGTAGGTCGGACCTGTTACGTGCGAAAAACGAAAGTCATTCCCATTGAGTGCGTCGTCAGGGGATATATATCCGGTTCCGCCTGGAAGGAGTATCAGCAACGCGGGACAGTGTGCGGTATTCAACTTCCGCCCGGCTTGAAGGAAAGTGACGAGCTTCCCGAGCCGATCTTTACCCCAGCCACGAAGGCCGAGACGGGTCATGATGAAAACATCACCTTTGAGCAGATGATCGAGATCGTAGGCGAGCAGATCGCAGTTGAGCTGCGGGAAAGAAGCCTTCGTATCTATAAGCGAGGAGCCGCGTACGCTAAGGAACGGGGGATCATCATCGCGGATACCAAATTTGAGTTCGGACAGGAAAACGGGCAGATTTTGCTCATAGACGAGGTCTTTACCCCGGACAGCTCGAGATTCTGGCCGGCGGACTCGTATACCCCAGGGCGAGGTCAGCCCTCGTTCGATAAGCAATTCGTGCGCGATTGGCTGGAAAGTACTGGATGGGACAAGAACAGTCCGCCGCCGGAACTCCCCGATGACGTTGTCCAAAAAACACGGGAGAAGTATATAGAGGCGTTCGAGCGTTTGACCGGACAAAAATTCCCGTTTTCCTGA
- the csrA gene encoding carbon storage regulator CsrA: MLVLSRKCNEQIVIGDDIIITVVAIKGGTVRLGIEAPPHVSVHREEVLRAIRQAMENRNPMGENSQAPTSDGG, from the coding sequence ATGCTTGTGCTTTCACGCAAATGCAATGAACAGATCGTGATTGGCGACGACATTATCATCACAGTGGTGGCCATCAAGGGTGGAACTGTGCGCTTAGGGATAGAAGCGCCGCCTCATGTCTCGGTTCATCGCGAAGAAGTACTTCGGGCCATCCGCCAGGCGATGGAGAATCGCAACCCAATGGGTGAAAACAGCCAGGCGCCCACGAGTGATGGCGGATGA
- a CDS encoding secondary thiamine-phosphate synthase enzyme YjbQ — translation MRIHRSCIELSTSGHGQMVDLTARITEESKRSGIQRGLIHLFAVGSTVALGTIEFEPGLLKDLPTLMDELAPPDRRYHHDATWHDGNGHSHLQATLLGASLTLPLEGGQPILGTWQQVFLMECDIRPRQRRVVVTIFGE, via the coding sequence ATGCGAATTCATCGGTCGTGCATCGAACTCTCCACTTCCGGCCACGGGCAGATGGTCGATCTCACAGCCCGAATCACAGAAGAAAGTAAACGATCCGGCATCCAGCGGGGACTGATCCATCTGTTTGCAGTCGGAAGTACGGTAGCGCTGGGGACGATTGAGTTTGAACCAGGGCTCCTCAAAGACCTGCCCACGTTGATGGACGAGCTGGCGCCGCCCGACCGCAGATACCACCATGACGCTACCTGGCACGACGGCAACGGGCACTCTCATCTTCAGGCCACACTGTTGGGTGCATCTTTGACTCTCCCCCTGGAGGGTGGTCAGCCAATTCTTGGGACATGGCAACAGGTCTTCCTTATGGAGTGTGATATCAGGCCACGCCAGCGAAGGGTCGTCGTCACGATTTTTGGCGAGTAA
- a CDS encoding GAF domain-containing protein, with protein MSAESFPWAPAIVEHLPDAIFVVDEKFRIEWANKAARQFAPNDDSLTGKRFYRDIFRDVTLLKPDYFPLTIARDQGRPARTILRTADTRVFDLYAVRMKEEGEGRKQILVVLKEITSNYRPLERLRAIHEAGRRLVDIAPGELIKLTAEERKQLLKNRVLAYLEGVLQFNVFEIRLIDFQTNKLVPFISEGMSPEAAARELTPAFEGQGITGYVAKTGVSYLCEDTRNDSLYLQGTANSRSSLTVPLIRYSSNLEPVVIGTVNIESPVPRAFTHDDRLFLEIFCRDLVTALNMLELIEVEQTEATLGVIEKLHRALAIPVNELVSKIVATEASLDPEAEGLRQSLREIGKIALELKDIVHSIGRQLPPTESSPLFANKRVLVVDGDESVLQDAHEHLPRWGCVVETATTGKAGLQMAVMAESEGGYNAILGAYQLPDMRGLEFFQELKARLKSHDIPFVMLVPIGRYLSDHQQVKARQLGAKCLVGKYPPPEGAEKGGHLALEPLKSSLAKLFAEQTQATMTSSPSGC; from the coding sequence ATGAGCGCCGAATCTTTCCCCTGGGCCCCAGCGATTGTTGAGCACCTGCCTGACGCGATCTTTGTCGTGGACGAAAAGTTCCGTATCGAATGGGCCAACAAAGCAGCCCGGCAATTCGCCCCCAATGATGATAGTCTAACGGGCAAACGTTTTTACCGGGACATCTTCCGCGATGTGACTCTGCTCAAGCCGGACTATTTCCCCCTCACGATTGCGCGGGATCAGGGACGACCAGCCCGCACAATTCTGCGGACGGCCGATACGCGGGTTTTTGATCTGTATGCGGTTCGCATGAAAGAGGAAGGTGAGGGGAGAAAGCAGATCCTCGTCGTCCTCAAGGAGATTACTTCCAATTACCGTCCCCTGGAACGATTACGAGCGATTCATGAAGCTGGTCGGCGATTGGTGGATATTGCTCCCGGAGAACTGATCAAGCTGACGGCCGAGGAGCGCAAACAGTTACTGAAAAATCGTGTCCTTGCCTATCTGGAGGGTGTCCTCCAGTTCAACGTCTTCGAAATACGACTGATCGATTTTCAGACCAACAAACTCGTGCCTTTTATTTCGGAAGGTATGAGTCCGGAGGCCGCTGCCCGGGAGCTTACTCCAGCGTTTGAGGGGCAGGGGATCACCGGGTACGTGGCAAAAACGGGAGTGAGTTATCTCTGCGAAGATACCCGAAACGACAGTCTGTATCTGCAGGGCACAGCAAATTCGCGGAGCTCTCTCACCGTTCCATTGATACGTTATTCCTCGAATTTGGAGCCCGTCGTAATCGGAACGGTCAATATCGAAAGTCCGGTGCCCCGGGCGTTTACCCACGATGACCGGCTCTTCCTGGAAATTTTTTGTCGGGATCTGGTTACAGCTCTCAACATGCTCGAACTCATCGAGGTTGAGCAGACCGAAGCGACGCTGGGAGTCATTGAAAAACTGCATCGGGCGTTGGCCATTCCAGTCAATGAACTGGTCAGTAAGATCGTTGCTACCGAGGCTTCCTTGGATCCCGAAGCGGAAGGCTTGCGGCAGTCGTTACGGGAGATCGGCAAGATAGCCCTGGAATTGAAGGATATTGTCCATTCCATCGGGCGCCAGCTTCCCCCAACGGAATCTTCCCCCCTGTTTGCAAACAAGCGGGTCCTGGTGGTCGATGGCGACGAGTCAGTCCTTCAGGACGCGCATGAGCATCTCCCACGCTGGGGCTGCGTGGTGGAGACGGCGACCACAGGCAAAGCCGGGCTGCAAATGGCCGTAATGGCCGAGAGCGAAGGCGGATACAATGCCATCCTGGGTGCGTACCAATTGCCGGACATGAGAGGGCTGGAATTCTTTCAGGAACTCAAAGCACGCCTTAAAAGCCACGATATTCCGTTTGTCATGTTGGTCCCCATCGGTCGGTACCTCTCGGATCATCAGCAGGTGAAAGCGCGTCAACTGGGGGCGAAATGCCTGGTGGGCAAATACCCACCTCCTGAAGGTGCGGAAAAGGGCGGTCATCTGGCCCTGGAGCCATTGAAATCCAGCCTCGCCAAGCTCTTCGCGGAGCAAACTCAGGCAACGATGACTTCCTCTCCATCGGGCTGTTGA
- a CDS encoding U32 family peptidase, producing the protein MSKERLHLDSGRSLEILAPAGDWNALRAAVAAGADAVYFGLQDLNARRRARNFTLEEARRAVDFLHSHGRRAYLTVNTDISYRELGLAIAVLRQAAEIGVDAILVRDPALLAFRKAFPQLEFHFSTQTCMANSADVAAAAELGATRVVLARELSLEEIRRIAQHSPIDLEVFGQGALCFSVSGRCLMSSWVGGRSGNRGLCASPCRVPWSVDGQEVGHPLSMHDLCALEHIVQLHESGVRAVKIEGRLKTADWVARAVGIYRRALAGDSIDELKSEARSLTNYTGRELTDGYLISERTNLTGSNRGRLGRDEMSGEAGDAVADDVAEVLPEGEETAAFPAERKGFEFILGTANKRIECQLRWHGTDVTWEYPKTVVRRVHKAVTAGELCQMVQDRYFQGCAADHVETDDPEFLLVPRTVNAILDRISAEIGRIRRAEKKPIEIDFPEGGSLTASDLQPATTNVRALGDMPNRVRIGIGQLEDFVSRVQPVHLIVEGAGPEDVTTIVQVCRKHVPVVALPPVCFEDDLPQMQELVERCRKARLAVEVNSWGGWWLARRAGIGFEAGPGLGVLNPLAAAFLRKLGARSVTISVEADRRQIEDICAYAPVALSLYVMGRPPLAISRAELPEEFLGRVFADRRDLRMRPAREWGLWVFRPLTPFDWRRLRNDRIRVKHLVVDLVGSPDPVGEWLGLTTRSRPFTFNYFRTLQ; encoded by the coding sequence TTGTCGAAAGAGAGATTGCATTTGGATTCTGGACGGAGTCTGGAGATTCTCGCCCCTGCCGGAGATTGGAACGCCCTCCGCGCGGCGGTTGCTGCGGGGGCCGATGCCGTATATTTCGGCTTGCAGGATTTGAATGCCCGGCGTCGCGCCCGAAACTTTACTCTGGAGGAAGCACGACGGGCAGTGGATTTTCTCCATTCCCACGGACGTCGGGCCTATCTGACGGTCAACACCGATATTTCGTACAGGGAGCTGGGCTTGGCGATCGCGGTGCTTCGTCAGGCGGCCGAGATAGGCGTGGACGCCATCCTTGTACGAGATCCAGCGCTGCTCGCCTTTCGCAAGGCCTTCCCGCAGTTGGAATTCCATTTCAGCACTCAGACCTGCATGGCGAACTCGGCCGACGTGGCGGCCGCCGCCGAGCTGGGCGCCACCAGGGTCGTTCTTGCTCGGGAATTGTCGCTTGAAGAAATTCGCAGGATTGCCCAGCATTCGCCTATTGACCTGGAAGTGTTTGGACAGGGAGCGCTGTGCTTTTCCGTCTCCGGGCGGTGCCTGATGTCAAGCTGGGTGGGCGGCCGAAGCGGCAATCGCGGCTTATGTGCCAGTCCATGCCGGGTTCCCTGGTCAGTGGACGGCCAGGAGGTGGGCCACCCGCTTTCGATGCACGACTTGTGCGCGCTCGAACATATCGTCCAGCTTCACGAATCGGGCGTTCGGGCCGTGAAGATCGAGGGCCGACTGAAGACGGCGGATTGGGTGGCTCGCGCGGTGGGAATCTATCGGCGGGCACTGGCGGGCGATAGCATCGATGAGCTTAAATCCGAGGCACGGTCACTGACCAATTACACCGGTCGAGAACTAACTGACGGCTATCTGATAAGCGAGAGAACGAACCTTACCGGTAGTAACCGCGGGCGACTCGGCCGGGATGAGATGTCTGGGGAAGCCGGCGATGCGGTTGCGGATGATGTCGCCGAGGTTTTGCCCGAAGGAGAAGAGACTGCCGCATTTCCCGCTGAAAGGAAGGGGTTCGAGTTTATTCTCGGTACCGCGAATAAGCGTATCGAATGTCAACTCCGCTGGCATGGAACGGATGTCACCTGGGAGTATCCAAAAACGGTGGTCCGCCGAGTTCACAAGGCTGTAACGGCGGGAGAACTCTGCCAGATGGTGCAGGACCGGTATTTCCAGGGATGCGCCGCTGATCACGTGGAGACCGACGATCCGGAGTTTCTCCTGGTGCCCCGGACTGTCAACGCGATTCTCGATCGGATCTCGGCGGAGATTGGTCGGATTCGCCGGGCGGAGAAGAAGCCGATCGAAATCGACTTTCCCGAAGGAGGCTCTCTTACCGCCAGCGATCTCCAACCCGCCACAACTAACGTGCGGGCGCTCGGTGATATGCCAAATCGTGTGCGTATCGGCATAGGACAGTTAGAGGATTTTGTCAGCCGAGTGCAGCCGGTGCATCTAATTGTGGAAGGTGCCGGGCCAGAGGACGTCACGACGATCGTGCAAGTTTGCCGGAAGCACGTGCCGGTAGTTGCTCTCCCGCCGGTGTGTTTCGAGGATGACCTTCCCCAAATGCAGGAGCTTGTGGAACGTTGTCGCAAGGCCCGACTGGCCGTTGAAGTCAATAGCTGGGGAGGGTGGTGGCTGGCCCGTCGAGCAGGGATCGGTTTTGAGGCGGGCCCCGGTTTGGGGGTTCTGAATCCTTTGGCAGCCGCGTTTTTGAGGAAACTTGGGGCGCGGTCCGTCACCATTTCTGTGGAGGCTGATCGACGCCAAATTGAAGATATCTGTGCCTATGCTCCCGTTGCCCTATCTCTTTACGTGATGGGACGTCCCCCGCTTGCCATTTCTCGCGCGGAATTGCCGGAGGAATTTTTGGGTCGCGTGTTTGCTGACCGGCGAGATCTTCGGATGAGGCCCGCTCGGGAATGGGGACTGTGGGTGTTCAGGCCCTTGACGCCATTCGATTGGCGCCGCCTGCGAAATGATCGAATCCGGGTAAAGCACCTGGTGGTGGACCTCGTTGGTTCTCCTGATCCGGTTGGGGAGTGGCTGGGGCTGACAACTCGGTCGCGTCCCTTCACTTTTAACTACTTTCGCACTCTGCAATAA